Proteins from a single region of Chelonoidis abingdonii isolate Lonesome George chromosome 20, CheloAbing_2.0, whole genome shotgun sequence:
- the ORAI2 gene encoding protein orai-2 isoform X3 has product MVEVQLEMQYQYPQMLLIAFSACTTVLVAVHLFALLISTCILPNVEAVSNIHNLNSISESPHERMHVYIELAWGFSTVLGILLFLAEVVLLCWIKFLPVDSIMKNETSIVQKPSGHVGWQAALVSTIIMVPVGLIFVVFTIHFYRSLVRHKTERHNREIEELHKLKVQLDGHDRGLQVV; this is encoded by the coding sequence ATGGTGGAGGTGCAACTAGAGATGCAGTATCAGTACCCCCAAATGCTGCTAATTGCGTTCAGTGCCTGCACAACAGTGCTGGTAGCAGTTCATCTCTTCGCCCTTCTCATTAGCACCTGTATACTACCTAACGTGGAAGCGGTGAGTAACATACACAACCTAAACTCCATCAGCGAATCCCCACACGAACGCATGCATGTCTACATAGAGCTGGCCTGGGGTTTCTCCACAGTCTTGGGAATCCTCCTTTTCCTCGCTGAGGTGGTGCTTCTGTGCTGGATAAAATTTCTGCCTGTGGACTCCATTATGAAAAACGAGACTTCCATCGTTCAAAAGCCCAGTGGCCATGTGGGCTGGCAAGCAGCTCTGGTCTCCACAATCATCATGGTCCCAGTGGgtctgatttttgttgttttcaccATTCACTTCTACCGTTCTCTGGTGCGGCACAAAACGGAGCGACATAACCGGGAGATTGAAGAGCTTCACAAACTGAAAGTGCAATTAGATGGACATGACAGAGGGTTGCAGGTAGTGTGA